In the Telopea speciosissima isolate NSW1024214 ecotype Mountain lineage chromosome 2, Tspe_v1, whole genome shotgun sequence genome, one interval contains:
- the LOC122650591 gene encoding uncharacterized protein Mb2253c-like — MVKINVDGACKGNPGVGGGGGGIVRDKEGVVIAAFSKFYGDYTNTIAELRALNDGLKLCAKLEATGIVVNSDSKVTIQSIAKGRCGSWKGWYWFQETMELARVLKPMIYFTFREGNRAADGLAKLSCDSAVDTEFQGGPELPPDLRRIKREDACGLPVLRK; from the coding sequence ATGGTGAAAATTAATGTTGATGGTGCTTGTAAAGGGAACCcgggtgttgggggggggggcggtgGTATAGTTAGAGATAAGGAGGGCGTGGTTATAGCTGCCTTCTCAAAATTTTATGGAGATTATACAAATACCATCGCCGAACTGAGGGCTTTGAATGATGGTCTGAAGCTTTGTGCCAAGCTGGAGGCGACAGGGATCGTGGTCAACTCGGATTCGAAGGTAACAATCCAAAGCATCGCAAAGGGGAGGTGTGGGTCTTGGAAGGGCTGGTACTGGTTCCAAGAGACGATGGAGctggctagggttttaaaacctaTGATCTACTTTACGTTCAGGGAAGGTAACAGGGCAGCGGACGGGTTGGCGAAGTTGTCATGCGACTCAGCAGTGGATACGGAATTTCAAGGGGGTCCTGAGCTCCCTCCTGACCTTCGGAGGATTAAACGTGAGGATGCGTGTGGTCTGCCGGTTTTAAGGAAATAG
- the LOC122653191 gene encoding uncharacterized protein LOC122653191 isoform X1, whose translation MAGSTRFELTSGSLEGSAFAATYPNGQRSNYAAANLDRLRSFREGMENRMLSSGPGSSRGSNTFSANMPPLSQCLILEPIALDDQKFTRAGELRRALGVNFGNTSEDHFFGAVHSKAPSPGAVDELKRFKASISDACIKARERVKTLNDSVIKLDKYCEALNLRKKQRSELLSSERSGGTNLLKMGVQTHQNRPNLVTQRLEERAKNAVQNKRVRTSVAEVWSEGRNSTLLRQAGLIEKDRDVLRTGNGVQVEEKVRGLPVGGEGWDKKMKRKRSVGTVVTRAMDGDREVKRAVHQKLNSDPRPRSCDTHGFRYLFLWFCLQVVPKFIFFCEI comes from the exons ATGGCTGGCAGTACAAGATTTGAGTTGACTTCAGGTAGCCTGGAGGGATCAGCCTTTGCTGCCACTTATCCAAATGGACAACGGAGCAATTATGCTGCTGCCAATTTGGATAGGTTGAGGAGCTTCCGGGAGGGCATGGAGAACCGGATGCTAAGTTCTGGTCCAGGGTCGTCCCGAGGGAGTAATACCTTCTCAGCAAACATGCCACCTTTGTCCCAGTGTTTGATATTGGAGCCAATTGCGCTTGACGATCAGAAATTTACTCGTGCAGGAGAGCTAAGGAGGGCTCTGGGTGTTAATTTTGGAAATACCTCCGAGGACCATTTTTTTGGAGCTGTCCACTCCAAGGCTCCTTCTCCAGGAGCAGTAGACGAACTGAAACGATTCAAAGCATCTATCAGTGATGCCTGTATCAAAGCGAG GGAGAGAGTGAAAACTTTGAATGACTCCGTAATAAAATTGGACAAATATTGTGAAGCCCTCAACTTGAGGAAGAAACAACGGAGTGAACTCTTATCAAGCGAAAGGTCAGGTGGGACTAATTTGTTGAAGATGGGGGTTCAGACCCATCAGAACCGTCCCAATCTTGTAACTCAAAGGCTGGAGGAGAGGGCTAAGAATGCTGTTCAGAATAAGAGAGTTCGTACATCAGTTGCGGAAGTATGg TCAGAAGGTCGGAATTCTACCCTTTTAAGGCAAGCTGGGCTCATTGAAAAGGATAGGGATGTGCTCAGGACTGGCAATGGGGTTCAAGTTGAAGAAAAGGTCCGTGGACTTCCTGTAGGTGGGGAAGGGTGggacaaaaaaatgaaaaggaaacgTTCTGTTGGTACAGTTGTTACTCGAGCTATGGATGGTGACAGAGAGGTTAAACGAGCTGTGCATCAGAAGCTTAATAGTGATCCTAGACCTCGATCTTGTGATACCCATGGTTTCAGGTATCTTTTTTTGTGGTTCTGTTTACAAGTTGTCCCAAAGTTCATTTTTTTCTGTGAAATATAA
- the LOC122653191 gene encoding uncharacterized protein LOC122653191 isoform X2, with protein sequence MAGSTRFELTSGSLEGSAFAATYPNGQRSNYAAANLDRLRSFREGMENRMLSSGPGSSRGSNTFSANMPPLSQCLILEPIALDDQKFTRAGELRRALGVNFGNTSEDHFFGAVHSKAPSPGAVDELKRFKASISDACIKARERVKTLNDSVIKLDKYCEALNLRKKQRSELLSSERSGGTNLLKMGVQTHQNRPNLVTQRLEERAKNAVQNKRVRTSVAESEGRNSTLLRQAGLIEKDRDVLRTGNGVQVEEKVRGLPVGGEGWDKKMKRKRSVGTVVTRAMDGDREVKRAVHQKLNSDPRPRSCDTHGFRYLFLWFCLQVVPKFIFFCEI encoded by the exons ATGGCTGGCAGTACAAGATTTGAGTTGACTTCAGGTAGCCTGGAGGGATCAGCCTTTGCTGCCACTTATCCAAATGGACAACGGAGCAATTATGCTGCTGCCAATTTGGATAGGTTGAGGAGCTTCCGGGAGGGCATGGAGAACCGGATGCTAAGTTCTGGTCCAGGGTCGTCCCGAGGGAGTAATACCTTCTCAGCAAACATGCCACCTTTGTCCCAGTGTTTGATATTGGAGCCAATTGCGCTTGACGATCAGAAATTTACTCGTGCAGGAGAGCTAAGGAGGGCTCTGGGTGTTAATTTTGGAAATACCTCCGAGGACCATTTTTTTGGAGCTGTCCACTCCAAGGCTCCTTCTCCAGGAGCAGTAGACGAACTGAAACGATTCAAAGCATCTATCAGTGATGCCTGTATCAAAGCGAG GGAGAGAGTGAAAACTTTGAATGACTCCGTAATAAAATTGGACAAATATTGTGAAGCCCTCAACTTGAGGAAGAAACAACGGAGTGAACTCTTATCAAGCGAAAGGTCAGGTGGGACTAATTTGTTGAAGATGGGGGTTCAGACCCATCAGAACCGTCCCAATCTTGTAACTCAAAGGCTGGAGGAGAGGGCTAAGAATGCTGTTCAGAATAAGAGAGTTCGTACATCAGTTGCGGAA TCAGAAGGTCGGAATTCTACCCTTTTAAGGCAAGCTGGGCTCATTGAAAAGGATAGGGATGTGCTCAGGACTGGCAATGGGGTTCAAGTTGAAGAAAAGGTCCGTGGACTTCCTGTAGGTGGGGAAGGGTGggacaaaaaaatgaaaaggaaacgTTCTGTTGGTACAGTTGTTACTCGAGCTATGGATGGTGACAGAGAGGTTAAACGAGCTGTGCATCAGAAGCTTAATAGTGATCCTAGACCTCGATCTTGTGATACCCATGGTTTCAGGTATCTTTTTTTGTGGTTCTGTTTACAAGTTGTCCCAAAGTTCATTTTTTTCTGTGAAATATAA